A single Orcinus orca chromosome 2, mOrcOrc1.1, whole genome shotgun sequence DNA region contains:
- the ZNF106 gene encoding zinc finger protein 106 isoform X4 yields MKSIRNGMTLSASDLVTMARERKCILCHIVYSSKKEMDEHMRSMLHHRELENLKGRFGIEMVPLVQNEQEVLDLDGEPDLSSLEGFQWEGVSISSSPGLARKRSLSESSVIMDRAPSVFSFFSEEATGKENEPQQIFSPNNSLRSAQSQKTTMGLKQEMTPLAASLRTGERAENVATRRRHSAQLSSDHTIPLMHLAKDLHSQESSTPLSENHNAQESNGEGNSLSSNASLALAISSLTDAATDSSCTSGAEQNDVQNIRKKRRATGDGSSPELPSLERKNKRRKIKGKKERSQVDQLLHISLREEELSKSLQCMDNNLLQARAALQTAYVEVQRLLMLKQQVITMEMSTLRTHRIQILQGLQETYEPSERPDQVPCNLTQEQRNIRSQTSADATLLPTSFFPVFLEASSSHVSPSSTGAPLQGITSTFQAHGSVPAPDSSVQIKQEPMSPEQDENVNAVSQGSACNVSKELLQANREISDSSPVYPVITAALSLSELTERFHEPSQELKFSVEQGNTRNRGNNPSSQSAGLPSINKEGEEPNRGNSGSEACTSSFPRLSFASETPLEKEPHSPADHPEQQAESTLTSAEARGNKKKKKLRKKKTLRAAHVPENSDTEQDIFTAKPVRKVKTGKSTKGGKVTTSTWEDSRTGPEQESVRDEPDSDSSLEVLEIPNPQLEVVAIDSSETGEEKPDSPSKKDIRNSTELNSLETSRSGCDEVSSTSEIGTRYKDGIPVSVAETQTVISSIKGSKNSSEISSEPGDDDEPTEGSFEGHQAAVNAIQIFGNLLYTCSADKTVRVYNLVSRKYIGVFEGHTSKVNCLLVTQTSGKNAALYTGSSDHTIRCYNVKTRECVEQLQLEDRVLCLHSRWRILYAGLANGTVVTFNIKNNKRLEIFECHGPRAVSCLATAQEGARKLLVVGSYDCTISVRDARNGLLLRTLEGHSKTILCMKVVNDLVFSGSSDQSVHAHNIHTGELVRIYKGHNHAVTVVNILGKVMVTACLDKFVRVYELQSHDRLQVYGGHKDMIMCMTIHKSMIYTGCYDGSIQAVRLNLMQNYRCWWHGCSLIFGVIDHLKQHLLTDHTNPNFQTLKCRWKNCDAFFTARKGSKQDAAGHIERHAEDDSKIDS; encoded by the exons GTTTGGCATCGAAATGGTGCCTCTAGTTCAAAATGAACAAGAGGTCTTGGATTTGGATGGGGAGCCTGATCTGTCCAGTCTAGAAGGATTCCAGTGGGAAGgtgtttccatttcttcatcccCTGGGTTGGCAAGGAAGCGAAGCCTTTCAGAGAGCAGTGTGATCATGGACAGGGCTCCTTCTGTGTTTAGCTTCTTCAGTGAGGAAGCTACAGGCAAAGAAAATGAGCCCCAGCAGATTTTTTCACCTAATAACTCATTGAGGTCTGCACAGAGTCAAAAAACAACCATGGGCCTTAAGCAGGAAATGACACCTCTAGCTGCCTCCCTAAGAACAGGTGAAAGAGCTGAAAATGTTGCTACTCGAAGGCGACATAGTGCTCAATTATCATCTGACCATACGATACCTTTGATGCATTTGGCAAAAGACCTGCACAGCCAGGAGAGCTCTACACCACTTTCAGAGAATCACAATGCCCAGGAGAGTAATGGAGAAGGAAACTCTTTATCATCAAATGCATCCTTAGCCCTTGCAATCTCCAGTTTGACAGATGCAGCCACAGACAGTAGCTGTACTTCTGGTGCTGAACAAAACGATGTCCAGAATATTAGAAAGAAACGAAGAGCCACTGGA GATGGATCTTCTCCTGAACTCCcaagtcttgagagaaaaaataaaagaaggaaaattaaaggaaagaaag AACGTTCTCAGGTTGACCAGctgctgcatatttctttaaGGGAGGAAGAACTAAGCAAATCATTGCAGTGCATGGATAACAACCTTCTGCAAGCCCGTGCAGCTCTTCAGACAGCTTATGTTGAAGTTCAGAGGCTACTTATGCTCAAGCAGCAGGTA ataACTATGGAGATGAGTACCctgaggacccatagaatacagaTTCTACAGGGATTACAAG AAACATATGAACCTTCTGAGCGTCCAGACCAGGTTCCCTGTAACCTTACACAAGAACAAAGGAACATTAGATCTCAAACATCTGCTGATGCCACACTGCTGCCTACTTCTTTTTTCCCGGTTTTCCTGGAGGCTTCATCTTCCCATGTGTCTCCGTCATCCACTGGAGCCCCTCTCCAAGGAATCACATCTACTTTCCAAGCCCATGGCAGTGTTCCTGCTCCAGACTCATCAGTTCAGATTAAACAAGAGCCCATGTCTCCTGAACAAGATGAGAATGTGAATGCTGTGTCACAAGGCTCTGCTTGCAATGTGTCCAAGGAATTACTGCAAGCTAATA GAGAGATCAGTGACAGTAGTCCAGTTTATCCAGTTATCACTGCAGCATTGTCCTTATCAGAGCTAACAGAGAGATTCCATGAGCCTAGCCAAGAACTGAAGTTTTCTGTGGAGCAAGGAAATACCAGAAACAGAGGGAACAATCCCTCTTCCCAATCAGCTGGTCTTCCTAGCATAAATAAAGAAGGTGAAGAGCCAAACAGAGGCAACAGCGGGTCTGAAGCCTGTACCAGTTCTTTTCCAAGATTGTCCTTTGCTTCAGAAACCCCTTTAGAGAAAGAGCCCCACTCTCCAGCTGACCATCCAGAACAACAGGCAGAGTCCACTCTGACATCAGCTGAAGCTAGggggaacaagaaaaagaagaaacttagGAAGAAGAAAACTCTGCGGGCTGCCCATGTTCCTGAGAACAGTGACACTGAACAGGATATATTTACTGCTAAACCTGTAAGGAAAGTAAAAACTGGAAAGTCCACTAAAGGGGGGAAAGTGACAACCTCCACCTGGGAAGATAGCAGAACTGGTCCAGAACAAGAGAGTGTCAGAGATGAACCAGATAGTGACTCGTCTCTGGAAGTCCTAGAAATTCCTAATCCTCAGTTAGAAGTGGTAGCCATTGATTCTTCTGAAACTGGAGAAGAGAAACCAGACAGCCCATCTAAAAAGGATATTCGTAACTCCACAGAGCTAAACTCATTAGAAACTTCTCGCTCTGGTTGTGATGAAGTTAGCTCTACCAGTGAGATTGGCACCCGTTATAAAGATGGCATCCCTGTAAG TGTGGCAGAAACTCAGACTGTGATCTCATCCATTAAAGGATCAAAGAACTCTTCAG AAATATCTTCAGAGCCAGGAGATGATGATGAGCCCACAGAAGGGAGCTTTGAGGGGCACCAAGCTGCAGTGAATGCAATTCAGATATTTGGGAATTTACTGTATACCTGTTCAGCAGATAAAACTGTCCGAGTTTATAATCTCGTG AGTCGGAAGTATATTGGTGTCTTTGAGGGCCATACCTCCAAAGTGAACTGCCTCCTGGTTACTCAGACCTCTGGGAAGAATGCTGCCCTTTACACTGGTTCCAGTGATCACACCATTCGCTGCTATAATGTTAAG ACTCGAGAGTGTGTGGAGCAGTTACAGCTGGAAGACCGGGTTCTCTGCCTCCACAGTAGGTGGCGAATTCTCTATGCAGGACTGGCAAATGGCACTGTGGTCACCTTCAACATAAAG AACAACAAACGACTTGAAATCTTTGAATGCCATGGCCCTCGGGCTGTCAGCTGTCTTGCCACAGCTCAGGAAGGTGCCCGAAAGCTGCTGGTTGTGGGGTCTTATGACTGTACCATTAGTGTGCGTGATGCACGGAATGGACTGCTCCTTAGAACTCTGGAGGGCCACAGCAAAACCATTCTCTGCATGAAG gtgGTGAATGACCTTGTGTTCAGTGGCTCCAGTGATCAGTCAGTCCATGCCCACAACATTCAC ACTGGTGAGCTTGTACGGATCTATAAAGGTCACAATCATGCAGTGACTGTGGTGAATATCCTAGGAAAAGTGATGGTGACTGCTTGCCTGGATAAATTTGTTCGTGTCTATGAATTACAG TCGCATGATCGATTGCAAGTTTATGGAGGACACAAAGACATGATTATGTGTATGACCATCCATAAAAGTATG ATTTATACTGGCTGTTACGATGGCAGTATTCAGGCCGTGAGGCTGAATCTGATGCAGAATTACCGCTGCTGG TGGCACGGTTGCTCTCTGATATTTGGCGTTATAGATCATTTAAAACAACATTTGCTGACTGACCATACAAATCCGAACTTTCAAACTCTGAAATGTCGCTGGAAGAACTGTGATGCTTTTTTTACTGCTAGGAAAGGATCCAAACAG GATGCTGCAGGACACATTGAACGACATGCTGAGGATGACAGCAAAATTGATTCATGA